In Drosophila santomea strain STO CAGO 1482 chromosome 3L, Prin_Dsan_1.1, whole genome shotgun sequence, a single window of DNA contains:
- the LOC120450111 gene encoding muscle M-line assembly protein unc-89 isoform X8, with protein MERRQALDSSMSSLYSVASSSNPNPRQPHTGHQLQTQQSQQSQQSQLDAFNYSATMSSSSPTPSQAMSTAMSTGTGTTHTTPPSSSSLRATTIGTVVVRCGPIQLVIALLQSPEKIYIKVVELEPKITALGENLDESLRMQREHDETLRNLQSLPGPMDEFVQKADKLLASKRISSELVNAMADTLNIIWQDILNLLQDRQHLLILCTQFHDKMTQCFRKMDQLELACEETLHPPDVPRVQEFLNRFKQLRIDMLTGVMAALKDGNELLAQLEELEKLETLDTRPEHIKRDATRAVHQVQQWLEALHDRRNALELAWQTRKIQMEQCLALALLGRELVDLEAALQQARMELNTMYSLGECEHTANEMLTKYREWKQQALLLRDRALKITRAKEKVQSAGHFTEEDACARAYAVLSGCTEHLDLVDQREHWLHQSREFFAKAEHTVSVLEKLELELTSVKLPPHSPESYAMYSKVDRDVRNFTEEPLRLGYGILDEVGRTQPETQGVKRVLDELENRKIYIQGICANSSEDQQKVQRALSEFLSHHNELLAWLRASGQLQLQQSVDMGSNLQQAKQFLLQHHELMQDLEIKGELINLLLESIKVHLESLSPQERYDVDSKAESLHKHWIELKDLVLKRVDYVSLLIDFFELANELSSQLDNLQRQLQQTPDEHKLQFLQATWTGIASTFGEMKSRGQRFINLKIVDPYLETKSSAQAVQETLNDFSKRQVDVTSSLENWTTNIAEKREVEYLLDKVMSDNEETVAKSTQVDTQLYPVFTSQSVDSKQLLISTREKLTNVTQDIERAQDEIQQRIQTTLGIQTKDQPSLAKIEQVINNLRMLKAKLDGIKYDYRTLVESVVQFLENIVQLRREIDDYFARQQKEPASGADRSIAEHEKFRDQCMDKFRSLITQSELLIDRVRVLEPPGAREIDTDRILKLLENLRLHFESNSSARMSTLERLEKIEQFRSDLEDIDRSLDSVSQQLHEINNQSVDSLAAAKTTSLAFEYFERTIELLEKRIEKFTESTSQQLFITNPESERYVKDELRKLNDKWQSFKDQVKQKRKSLNQATDFFEVVEKIDAEYREISYFYTSVSNKVPYLRDSVEAGNLVNDIENYVTSREAALRSKLDSASQCAHDMNKVSSLYNDVMNIFQSFIKLKMDINVVQERLKHEQRQKEQRERDARDQAEREKAIKEAEAKERLHREEQSRLESQRQQAAIEQAQRELAARELALREQAVREEESRLQAIREQASREQLAREQAAREEELRIQSLREIARREEEVRLQNIRDEETRIRREEEERIRRENESRSKREEEARIQREEITRLQTLRDQVDQQRIVTENIRKDIQVNSIFTELRYASPLFTRPLKDAVTREGDRFVFECEVTGTPEPAVEWFKDGISIQTNSDYKTTFDKGICRLVIEETFAADSARFSCRASNLVGTCDTNATLSVRENAAEVQLVPPRILRFLQSGKATEGSSFQFACVVAGVPLPTVQWFKNDKCIDDSPDYVISYNNGEATLKFEEVFLEDDAVYTCSASNPAGIEHCSASLIVEPLEPTELPSFKVPLSNAMARVGQKIKLEAIVGGIPRPEVYWLHNGKPFQPRDSKYEYGRVTLIIPQAYPNDAGSYVLSAKNLAGEAYTSCNVIVKGRLPNETSDSEMASDIEPIKPAVHLPLKDVSIFEGKPVRLDCVIVGQPEPEVIWYHNERPVKESADVQLLFQGDRCSLIIQEVYQEDAGHYKVVAINSAGEASSSCELKVTPLNQAEPATRAQAERQSLPKDSQPKFERLLSDVLADEGEQVVLEVQASGDQPLTAQWFLTNKELHLDHRITTQSDSELGIFKLILNNVSGDDKGVYTVKVTNPAGDAKCFSHLIVKSVNAPENRRSSQSSVEIIDRHQCPEFKELFSDKQGEIDEVIKFECIVKGKPTPKVHWFFNDQPVHGHNFLVSTSGERQVLTIQKLTHDAVGKISCVAENEAGKATCVAFLNIRGSGLPASSDVQTVSQEHNTESSRVTIKKQTFTTTSTSQVNSYEGNAPQTEVHHSSAHIDQSLKQLGQQRPEIVESHHYQELHKSKEMSSPSVQQKSFSFIQSSGANGQSAVAIPDSPTRLRREIAPRFTTPLSGKIVDQGADVSMEAIYDGFPSPEIKVEKNGGQLFEDAHTRISNKCNRVTIELKQVGVADAGRYAVTASNTVGQSTSTADLVVKKTIFPPVFGRRLQAQVSKKGEKLTMEVEVTGLPEPTVTWLKDDKPLKDAGISEHRLLAQGNSYRLIIEKAQTTDSGKYMVRATNAGGEAKSIADCAILEPSPERLQEVVKTIVYETGPVAPASEFKTEDYKYTSSSMTSNYSHNMQSSSSSSHHETKFSSTSAPPPVVTYPSPIPAQRKTPAAEFSDYSSEIDERFRSVSRTNESDAEIKGYRVVFPPTPTPRTNIATNGHKSPVVVITPSPMEFEPTPQDYARPKFEPIGKEIRHEIKTETSSKQSKFMQNQHQSQPVFKTKPVAAKFIAATQQQQQKQPQATARPTMYYNAVAGAPMHVAKMATETKNVMQMHESTESSQRVVNMQQTKRVIHFDSAQEQRDQQILEPIPYSPATSRTPSRQSHLPPPATPTKFVPGEFRESDYESEVDGARIQPLWSPYGDGLTKGFRRVAPPQGAGRSCSLPRTYERVLSPMEFDRGPEMPSKIHVDINTLRKEQRGGSTVTTQNRTQSLNRNTTMRKQQQHQQQQQQQQSMDQIDRAGTLPRYGYGSLQQQAENQGRRMGSTFLQKSHQFVDDVSREIRSSASNGIRPGFKRAPSEGSSQQPQAFRDESRVSQYVPELPNTEPVNAHLNRDELAQRQPLFITPLKDIAVGVGGTARFECIVQAHPQPQVNWTHNGGLLESGSRHCIEYRNGVCRLTLPQAYPDDNGSYACTAINPLGAATTSGNLTVSSTNRGFRY; from the exons ATGGAACGCCGCCAAGCCCTAGACTCATCGATGTCTTCGCTCTACTCGGTCGCCTCCTCCTCGAATCCCAATCCCCGCCAGCCGCACACCGGCCACCAACTTCAGACGCAGCAGTCCCAGCAATCTCAGCAGTCCCAGCTAGACGCCTTCAATTATTCAGCAACAATGTCATCATCGTCGCCGACTCCAAGTCAGGCCATGTCCACAGCCATGTCCACGGGCACGGGCACCACCCACACCACACCgccatcctcctcctccctgAGAGCCACCACCATTGGCACCGTTGTCGTCCGATGCGGACCCATCCAGCTGGTGATAGCGCTCCTACAA AGTCCGGAAAAGATCTACATCAAAGTGGTGGAATTGGAGCCAAAGATCACAGCGCTTGGGGAGAATCTGGACGAATCTCTGCGCATGCAAAGGGAGCATGATGAAACTCTTCGCAACCTACAG AGTCTGCCAGGACCAATGGATGAGTTCGTCCAGAAGGCGGACAAACTGTTGGCTAGCAAGCGCATCAGTTCGGAACTGGTCAATGCCATGGCCGATACGCTCAACATCATTTGGCAGGACATACTGAATCTTCTGCAGGATCGTCAGCACCTTCTGATACTGTGCACACAGTTCCACGATAAGATGACGCAGTGCTTCAGGAAGATGGACCAACTGGAACTGGCCTGCGAGGAGACACTCCATCCACCGGATGTGCCGCGTGTCCAGGAATTCCTGAACAGATTCAAGCAGCTGAGGATAGACATGCTCACCGGTGTGATGGCAGCCCTGAAAGATGGCAATGAGCTGCTGGCGCAACTGGAGGAGTTGGAAAAGCTGGAGACTCTCGATACAAGACCGGAGCACATTAAACGAGACGCAACGAGGGCAGTTCACCAAGTTCAGCAGTGGCTAGAGGCTCTGCACGACCGGAGAAACGCCCTAGAACTCGCCTGGCAGACGAGGAAAATCCAAATGGAGCAGTGTCTCGCATTGGCATTGTTGGGTAGGGAATTAGTCGACCTGGAGGCAGCTCTCCAGCAAGCCAGAATGGAGCTGAATACCATGTACAGCCTGGGCGAGTGCGAGCACACGGCCAATGAAATGCTCACCAAATACAGGGAGTGGAAACAGCAGGCCCTACTCCTCCGGGATCGTGCTCTTAAGATCACGCGAGCCAAGGAGAAGGTCCAGTCCGCTGGTCACTTCACCGAAGAAGACGCATGTGCTAGGGCTTATGCGGTCTTAAGTGGCTGCACAGAGCACTTGGATCTGGTGGATCAGCGAGAACACTGGCTGCATCAATCCCGAGAGTTTTTCGCCAAGGCTGAGCACACTGTGAGTGTTCTGGAGAAACTAGAACTGGAGCTGACCAGCGTGAAACTGCCTCCTCATTCGCCGGAGAGCTATGCCATGTACTCCAAAGTGGATCGCGATGTTCGCAACTTTACCGAGGAACCTTTGCGCTTGGGTTATGGCATTCTCGACGAAGTGGGACGCACTCAGCCGGAGACTCAAGGTGTGAAGAGAGTCCTTGACGAGTTGGAGAACAGGAAGATTTACATCCAGGGAATCTGTGCCAACAGCAGCGAGGATCAGCAGAAGGTTCAGCGAGCATTGAGCGAATTCCTGAGCCACCACAATGAGCTTTTGGCCTGGCTGAGAGCCTCCGGCCAACTCCAATTGCAGCAAAGCGTGGATATGGGCTCAAATCTCCAACAGGCCAAGCAGTTCCTTCTCCAGCACCATGAACTCATGCAGGATCTCGAG ATAAAAGGCGAACTGATCAACCTGCTGCTCGAATCCATCAAGGTCCATCTGGAATCCTTGAGTCCGCAAGAGCGCTACGATGTGGACTCCAAGGCGGAATCCCTGCACAAGCATTGGATCGAACTTAAGGACCTGGTTCTTAAGCGCGTGGACTACGTGTCCTTGCTGATAGACTTCTTTGAGCTGGCCAACGAGCTCTCCAGCCAGCTGGACAACTTGCAGCGCCAACTGCAGCAAACTCCAGACGAGCACAAGCTGCAATTCCTCCAGGCCACTTGGACGGGCATCGCATCCACCTTCGGAGAGATGAAGTCCCGCGGACAGCGATTCATCAACCTAAAA ATTGTGGATCCATATCTCGAGACCAAATCCTCGGCACAGGCGGTGCAAGAGACGCTGAACGACTTCAGTAAGCGGCAGGTCGACGTGACGAGCAGTTTGGAGAATTGGACAACGAACATTGCGGAGAAGCGAGAAGTCGAATATCTACTCGATAAAGTCATGAGCGACAACGAGGAG ACCGTGGCCAAGAGCACCCAGGTGGACACGCAGTTGTACCCCGTATTCACTTCCCAGAGCGTGGACTCCAAGCAGCTGTTGATCAGCACCCGCGAGAAGCTGACTAACGTGACCCAGGACATCGAACGGGCCCAGGATGAGATACAGCAGCGCATCCAGACGACGCTGGGCATTCAGACCAAGGATCAGCCATCGCTGGCCAAGATCGAGCAGGTGATCAACAACCTGCGCATGCTGAAGGCCAAGTTGGACGGCATCAAGTACGATTATCGCACTTTGGTGGAGAGTGTGGTTCAGTTTCTGGAGAACATAGTGCAGCTGCGTCGCGAAATCGACGACTACTTCGCCAGGCAGCAGAAAGAACCCGCATCCGGCGCTGATCGCAGCATTGCGGAGCACGAGAAATTCCGCGATCAGTGCATGGATAAATTTAGATCGCTAATCACACAATCCGAGCTGCTGATCGATCGAGTGCGCGTACTGGAACCGCCGGGTGCCCGGGAAATCGACACCGACCGCATACTGAAGCTGCTCGAGAACCTGCGCCTTCACTTCGAGTCCAACAGCAGTGCACGCATGTCCACCCTAGAGCGTCTGGAGAAGATCGAGCAGTTCCGCTCCGATCTCGAGGACATCGATCGAAGCCTGGACAGCGTTAGCCAGCAGCTGCACGAGATCAACAACCAGAGCGTCGACAGTCTGGCGGCGGCCAAAACCACGTCGCTGGCGTTTGAGTATTTTGAACGGACCATAGAG CTGCTCGAGAAGCGGATCGAGAAGTTTACGGAGTCCACGAGCCAACAGCTTTTTATTACCAATCCCGAGAGCGAGCGGTACGTCAAGGACGAACTGCGCAAACTCAACGACAAATGGCAGAGCTTCAAGGATCAAGTGAAGCAGAAACGAAAGAGCCTCAACCAGGCGACCGACTTCTTCGAAGTGGTCGAGAAG ATCGACGCGGAGTACCGTGAGATTAGCTACTTTTACACCAGCGTGTCCAACAAGGTTCCATATCTGCGCGATTCCGTGGAAGCGGGAAATTTGGTCAATGATATCGAAAACTATGTGACCAGCCGGGAGGCTGCTCTGCGCTCCAAGTTGGATAGTGCCTCGCAATGTGCCCACGATATGAACAAGGTGTCGTCGCTGTACAACGATGTAATGAACATCTTCCAGTCCTTCATCAAGCTTAAGATGGACATTAATGTGGTGCAAGAGAGGCTGAAGCACGAGCAGCGCCAAAAGGAGCAAAGGGAACGGGATGCTCGCGACCAAGCCGAACGGGAGAAGGCTATAAAGGAAGCGGAGGCCAAGGAAAGACTGCACAGAGAAGAGCAATCCCGCCTGGAGAGCCAGCGCCAGCAGGCGGCCATTGAGCAAGCTCAGAGGGAATTGGCAGCCAGAGAATTGGCTCTGAGGGAGCAAGCTGTCCGGGAGGAGGAGTCTAGACTGCAGGCCATTCGGGAGCAGGCCAGTCGAGAACAATTGGCCAGGGAACAGGCAGCCAGGGAGGAGGAGTTACGCATCCAATCGCTTAGGGAGATTGCCCGCAGGGAAGAGGAAGTGCGCCTCCAAAATATCAGGGATGAGGAAACCCGCATTCGccgcgaggaggaggagcgcaTTCGTAGAGAAAACGAGTCACGATCGAAGCGCGAAGAGGAAGCCCGCATCCAGCGTGAGGAGATCACCAGACTCCAGACCCTACGCGATCAGGTGGACCAGCAGCGAATTGTAACCGAAAACATCCGCAAGGACATTCAGGTTAACTCCATTTTCACGGAGCTGCGCTATGCCTCTCCGCTTTTCACCCGTCCTCTGAAAGATGCAGTTACCCGCGAGGGAGACCGATTCGTCTTCGAATGCGAGGTCACGGGAACTCCGGAACCCGCCGTGGAATGGTTCAAGGATGGCATCAGTATCCAAACTAATTCCGATTATAAGACCACCTTCGATAAGGGAATCTGCAGATTGGTAATCGAGGAAACCTTTGCCGCAGACTCAGCTCGTTTCAGTTGCCGAGCCTCGAATCTGGTGGGTACTTGCGATACTAATGCCACTTTATCCGTCCGGGAAAATGCAGCCGAAGTGCAGTTGGTTCCACCACGGATCCTTCGGTTCTTGCAGAGTGGCAAGGCCACCGAGGGAAGCTCCTTTCAGTTTGCTTGCGTGGTGGCTGGAGTTCCCTTGCCCACTGTTCAGTGGTTCAAAAATGACAAGTGCATCGACGATTCTCCGGATTACGTGATCAGCTACAACAATGGTGAGGCCACTCTGAAGTTCGAGGAGGTCTTTTTGGAGGATGATGCGGTGTACACCTGCAGTGCCTCCAATCCGGCAGGCATTGAACATTGCTCGGCTTCTCTGATTGTGGAAC CTCTGGAACCCACAGAGCTACCCAGTTTCAAGGTTCCCCTTTCAAATGCCATGGCGCGTGTGGGTCAGAAAATCAAGCTGGAGGCCATCGTGGGCGGAATTCCCAGGCCAGAAGTCTACTGGCTGCACAATGGCAAACCCTTCCAGCCGCGCGATTCCAAG TACGAATACGGCCGCGTAACGCTGATAATCCCGCAGGCTTATCCCAACGACGCCGGATCCTACGTCCTGAGCGCCAAGAACCTGGCTGGCGAAGCCTATACCAGTTGCAACGTGATAGTAAAGGGTCGACTGCCCAACGAGACCTCCGATTCCGAGATGGCCAGCGATATAGAACCGATCAAACCCGCCGTGCACTTGCCCCTGAAGGATGTCTCCATATTCGAGGGTAAGCCCGTGAGGCTGGACTGCGTGATTGTGGGTCAACCCGAGCCCGAGGTCATCTGGTACCACAATGAGCGACCTGTTAAGGAGTCCGCCGACGTTCAGTTGCTTTTCCAAGGGGACAGATGCTCCCTAATCATCCAAGAGGTGTACCAAGAGGATGCAGGGCACTACAAGGTGGTGGCCATTAATTCGGCTGGAGAAGCTTCCAGTAGTTGTGAACTCAAGGTTACTCCTCTGAATCAAGCGGAACCTGCCACTCGGGCGCAGGCGGAGAGGCAATCCTTACCGAAAGACTCGCAGCCAAAGTTCGAGAGACTTCTATCCGATGTCTTGGCAGATGAAGGCGAGCAAGTGGTCCTCGAGGTGCAGGCCAGTGGCGACCAACCCTTGACGGCCCAGTGGTTCCTGACCAACAAGGAGCTCCACCTGGATCATCGGATTACCACACAATCCGACTCCGAACTGGGAATCTTTAAACTTATCCTGAACAACGTGAGTGGCGATGACAAGGGTGTGTATACTGTAAAGGTGACCAATCCTGCGGGAGATGCCAAATGCTTTTCGCATCTCATAGTGAAGTCCGTGAATGCTCCCGAAAACCGTAGAAGTAGCCAATCGTCGGTTGAAATCATAGACCGTCACCAGTGTCCCGAATTCAAAGAACTGTTTAGTGACAAACAAGGTGAAATCGATGAGGTGATCAAGTTCGAGTGCATTGTCAAGGGCAAGCCCACACCAAAGGTCCACTGGTTTTTTAACGACCAACCCGTTCATGGTCATAATTTCCTCGTGTCTACAAGTGGAGAACGTCAAGTGCTGACCATTCAGAAGTTAACCCACGATGCCGTGGGCAAGATCAGTTGTGTGGCTGAGAATGAGGCGGGCAAGGCCACCTGTGTGGCCTTTTTGAATATCCGAGGAAGTGGTTTGCCCGCCTCCAGTGATGTTCAGACTGTGAGCCAGGAGCACAACACCGAATCCTCGAGGGTCACGATCAAAAAGCAGACCTTTACCACCACTTCCACCTCGCAGGTCAATTCCTATGAGGGAAATGCTCCTCAAACCGAGGTTCATCACTCCTCCGCTCACATCGATCAATCCCTGAAGCAACTTGGACAACAGCGGCCGGAGATTGTGGAGAGCCATCACTACCAGGAGTTGCATAAGAGCAAGGAGATGAGCAGCCCCAGTGTGCAGCAAAAGTCCTTTAGCTTTATCCAATCCAGTGGAGCCAACGGACAATCCGCAGTAGCAATACCAGACTCGCCCACTCGCCTCAGAAGAGAAATAGCTCCCAGATTCACCACTCCCCTTAGTGGAAAAATCGTGGATCAGGGCGCCGATGTCAGCATGGAGGCCATTTACGATGGCTTTCCGTCGCCCGAGATCAAGGTGGAAAAGAATGGAGGGCAGCTGTTCGAGGATGCCCACACTAGGATCTCCAACAAGTGCAATCGCGTGACCATCGAACTCAAacaagtgggcgtggccgatGCGGGACGATACGCGGTGACAGCCTCCAATACTGTGGGTCAATCCACCAGCACAGCGGACTTGGTCGTTAAAA AGACCATATTCCCGCCTGTTTTTGGCCGACGTCTGCAGGCTCAAGTTAGCAAGAAGGGCGAGAAACTGACCATGGAGGTGGAGGTCACCGGGTTGCCGGAACCGACGGTCACCTGGCTGAAGGACGATAAGCCGCTAAAGGATGCTGGAATTTCCGAGCACCGCTTGCTCGCCCAGGGCAACTCCTACAGGCTGATCATCGAAAAGG CGCAAACGACGGACTCCGGAAAATACATGGTGCGTGCCACAAATGCGGGAGGTGAGGCCAAGAGCATTGCCGACTGTGCCATCCTCGAGCCTTCGCCGGAACGCTTGCAGGAGGTGGTCAAGACGATTGTCTATGAGACGGGTCCTGTGGCTCCGGCCAGCGAATTCAAAACTGAA GACTACAAGTACACCTCCTCGAGTATGACCAGTAACTACTCCCACAACAtgcagagcagcagcagttcctCCCATCACGAGACCAAGTTCTCCTCGACGTCAGCACCGCCACCAGTGGTTACCTATCCTAGTCCTATTCCTGCCCAGAGGAAAACCCCGGCGGCGGAGTTCAGTGACTACAGCAGTGAGATTGATGAACGCTTCCGTTCCGTGTCCCGCACCAATGAATCCGATGCAGAGATCAAGGGGTACCGAGTGGTCTTTCCACCCACGCCTACTCCTCGCACAAACATAGCCACCAATGGCCACAAATCGCCAGTGGTGGTAATTACCCCTTCGCCCATGGAATTCGAACCGACTCCTCAGGACTACGCTAGGCCCAAATTTGAACCGATTGGCAAGGAGATACGCCATGAAATCAAGACGGAGACTAGCTCCAAACAATCCAAGTTTATGCAGAACCAACACCAGAGTCAGCCAGTCTTTAAGACAAAACCAGTGGCGGCCAAATTTATTGCGGCaacccaacaacaacagcagaagcagccACAGGCCACAGCCCGTCCGACCATGTACTACAATGCTGTTGCTGGAGCTCCGATGCACGTGGCCAAGATGGCCACCGAAACCAAGAACGTGATGCAGATGCACGAGTCCACTGAGAGTTCACAGCGGGTGGTGAATATGCAACAGACCAAGAGGGTAATACACTTTGATAGTGCGCAGGAGCAGAGGGATCAGCAGATCCTGGAACCCATCCCCTACAGTCCCGCCACCAGTCGTACGCCCTCGAGGCAATCCCATCTGCCAccgccagccacgcccactaaaTTTGTGCCCGGAGAATTCCGGGAGAGTGATTACGAGAGTGAGGTTGATGGAGCACGCATCCAACCACTGTGGTCTCCTTACGGCGATGGTTTGACCAAAGGTTTCAGGCGGGTGGCGCCACCTCAAGGAGCTGGTCGATCGTGCAGTCTGCCCCGGACCTATGAAAGGGTCTTGTCTCCCATGGAATTCGATCGAGGTCCTGAGATGCCCAGCAAGATCCACGTGGATATAAACACTCTGAGGAAAGAGCAACGCGGGGGCAGTACAGTGACAACACAAAATCGTACGCAATCCTTGAACAGGAACACCACCATGAggaaacagcagcaacatcagcaacagcaacagcagcagcagtccaTGGATCAGATCGACAGGGCCGGAACTCTGCCCCGTTATGGTTATGGTTCCCTCCAGCAGCAAGCAGAGAATCAGGGTCGTCGCATGGGCTCCACCTTCCTCCAGAAGTCCCATCAGTTTGTCGACGATGTTAGCAGGGAGATCAGAAGCTCCGCTTCGAACGGCATCCGTCCGGGTTTCAAAAGGGCTCCCAGCGAAGGCAGCAGCCAGCAACCTCAGGCCTTTCGGGATGAATCGCGCGTTTCTCAATACG TGCCGGAGCTGCCCAATACGGAACCCGTCAATGCGCATCTGAATCGCGATGAGCTGGCACAAAGGCAGCCATTATTCATAACG CCGCTGAAAGACATCGCGGTCGGAGTGGGAGGCACGGCGCGCTTCGAGTGCATTGTACAGGCCCATCCGCAGCCGCAGGTCAACTGGACGCACAACGGCGGTCTCCTGGAGTCGGGTAGCAGGCACTGCATCGAGTACCGCAACGGCGTGTGCCGGCTAACTCTGCCGCAGGCCTATCCGG ATGACAACGGCAGCTATGCCTGCACCGCCATAAATCCTCTGGGAGCGGCCACCACAAGCGGAAATTTGACCGTTTCGAGCACAAACCGCGGATTTAGATACTAA